From a single Apium graveolens cultivar Ventura chromosome 2, ASM990537v1, whole genome shotgun sequence genomic region:
- the LOC141697097 gene encoding uncharacterized protein LOC141697097 produces the protein MSLPNRITHTVTTTSEHLINPARAHQPELEDTEGLAITEVGESSEARADLDPRMPPIVELDGASKYTIPILVDPNDPSKRNFKWTKKCEEAFQSIKEHLSKPPILSNPKVGETLVLYLAVSSFTISVVLVREKDSIQLPVYYVSKRLADAETRYTNLEKLAYALILASRKLRPYFQGHKIEVQTSYPLKQVMHKPDTSGQLLKWEVELSQFEVDYKPQTAIKGQALADFVLEFPPYQESEQGAFVIIPGPEEVEVESQNSAPWWSLYVDGASNGEGAETEIQLISPEAHKIRRATHLAFHATNNDAVYEALINGLKLALEMKVENLNMFSDSLIVVYQINGGYQAKGPRTELYLKCAQRIIAKLSERQPSVPEHEVGSLSDGLVPMWMKNILAYIKEGSLPDEKNEVRRIKYKAARYVIYDGVLYRRGFSVPLLKCIDGDGVKYQSGHLTEHHISV, from the exons atgagTCTGCCTAACAGAATCACCCACACAGTTACCACGACCTCTGAACACTTGATAAATCCGGCCCGAGCTCATCAGCCCGAGCTCGAGGACACAGAAGGTTTGGCAATCACGGAAGTGGGAGAATCCAGTGAGGCTCGAGCAGACTTAGACCCAAGAATGCCCCCAATAGTTGAGTTGGATGGGGCTTCCAAGTATACAATTCCAATCTTGGTAGACCCGAATGATCCTTCCAAG AGAAATTTCAAGTGGACAAAAAAGTGTGAGGAAGCCTTTCAGAGCATAAAGGAGCATCTCAGCAAGCCTCCGATATTGTCTAACCCAAAGGTAGGAGAGACCCTAGTCCTATACTTGGCCGTCTCTAGTTTTACAATAAGTGTTGTGTTGGTCCGAGAGAAAGATAGTATCCAGCTCCCTGTGTATTATGTAAGTAAGAGGCTAGCCGACGCAGAGACTCGGTATACAAATCTCGAGAAATTAGCATATGCTTTGATATTGGCCTCCCGGAAGCTCAGGCCCTACTTTCAGGGGCACAAGATAGAAGTACAAACCTCATATCCCCTCAAACAGGTAATGCACAAGCCGGATACCTCTGGTCAATTGTTGAAGTGGGAAGTTGAGCTCAGTCAATtcgaggtggattataagccaCAGACTGCGATCAAAGGCCAAGCCCTAGCCGATTTTGTCCTCGAATTTCCTCCATATCAGGAATCGGAGCAGGGAGCCTTTGTGATCATACCTGGTCCAGAGGAGGTCGAGGTAGAAAGCCAAAATAGTGCCCCATGGTGGAGCCTATATGTGGATGGGGCCTCCAATGGAGAGGGGGCGGAAACTGAAATTCAGCTAATCAGCCCAGAAGCTCACAAGATCAGACGCGCAACCCATCTAGCCTTCCATGCAACCAATAATGATGCTGTATATGAAGCCTTGATCAACGGTCTCAAACTGGCTTTGGAAATGAAGGTGGAGAATTTGAATATGTTTAGTGACTCCCTGATTGTGGTCTATCAGATAAACGGGGGGTATCAAGCTAAGGGACCGAGAACAGAGCTTTACCTGAAGTGTGCACAGAGGATAATCGCGAAGTTGAGCGAG AGGCAGCCTAGTGTGCCCGAGCACGAGGTGGGCAGCCTCAGTGATGGCCTCGTCCCCATGTGGATGAAAAATATCTTAGCTTACATAAAAGAAGGGTCACTCCCGGATGAAAAGAATGAGGTGAGAAGAATAAAATACAAGGCAGCCCGCTACGTGATATATGATGGGGTCCTATACAGAAGAGGGTTCAGTGTGCCCCTCCTCAAGTGCATAGATGGGGATGGGGtaaaatatcaaagtggtcacttaACTGAACaccatatatcagtttaa